The Oceanispirochaeta sp. genome contains the following window.
ACCCCAACAGGGGGGGGGAATGGTCTTTTGTCGGGTTATTACAGTATAAAACCATGGTAGAAGACCCCTATTTCTGGCATTCCCTTAAAAACAATATGATCGTCGTGGCTGTTTCCGTATTCGGCCAGATCCCTGTGGCCTTTGTTTTAGCCTATATCCTTTTCAGAAATAAAGTTAAGGGCGGACCTTTTTTTCAATCCATGGTCTTCCTGCCCCAGTTCCTTTCCACAATCGTGATCGGGATTCTCTGGAAACGCATGTTTTCCGCAGACGGACCCGTATCAAAACTGATCCAGATCGTGTCACGCGACCCCATGGCTCAGTTTGACTTAATGTTGAGAGAAAATACGGTGATGTATCCTATTGGCTTTGCCTTGATCTGGATGTACACCGGTTTCTATATGATTATTTTTCTGGCCAACCTTCAAAAAATGAATGTGAGCATGATCGAAGCCGCTAAAATCGATGGAGCCACAGAGCCTCAGATTTTCGGCCGCGTCATCCTTCCTCTCATGGTAGGAACCATTGTGGTCTCCACCATCCTGGCCATTGCGGGTTCACTGAGAGGTTTTGACCTGATTTTTGCCATGACCACTCAGGGACTTCAGAGGAATAATGCCATGGTACTGCCTATATTCATGTACCAGACAGCCTTCCAGGACTACAGGAATGAGATGCGTTTTGCCTACGGTTCGGCTATATCCAATGCCATCGTATTTATATCCATAGGCTTAATCCTGTTCAGTAATTTTATAGGACGCAAGTTCAACGCCCAGGAGGAGTATTAATTATGACGAAAAAAATCAGTCCTAAATCCACCGGCGAAACTGTCGGAACCATACTGTCCTATTCTATTTTTGTCTTATGGATGCTGATCACCATTATTCCTCTGGTCTGGATGCTCTATTCATCCTTTAAATCCAATGAAGAATTGACCAGAGACATCTATGCCCTACCCTATGATCTTCTGCACAATAGTGATGACACCTATATAGTCATCGCCCCTTCTCTGAATGTTATCCCCGATTATGATATTAAAAATGATAACCGGGAAAGGCTCATCATTGAATCCACCACCATATCACCCACAAGAAGGCTGATGGTTCATTTTCTGCTGAAGGAAGACCTTCCGGCGGACCTGGCATCCAGACTTCCCGGAGATCCTCTGATCATCAATGAACTTCCTAAATCGATGCAGCGGAAGATTCACTGGAAAACGATATGGTTCAACTACCGTTCTGCCTGGGAAA
Protein-coding sequences here:
- a CDS encoding carbohydrate ABC transporter permease gives rise to the protein MNRRDRKALLVYIGMVAPGLLVYLFIVAYPVFYSVWLSITDFNPNRGGEWSFVGLLQYKTMVEDPYFWHSLKNNMIVVAVSVFGQIPVAFVLAYILFRNKVKGGPFFQSMVFLPQFLSTIVIGILWKRMFSADGPVSKLIQIVSRDPMAQFDLMLRENTVMYPIGFALIWMYTGFYMIIFLANLQKMNVSMIEAAKIDGATEPQIFGRVILPLMVGTIVVSTILAIAGSLRGFDLIFAMTTQGLQRNNAMVLPIFMYQTAFQDYRNEMRFAYGSAISNAIVFISIGLILFSNFIGRKFNAQEEY